The stretch of DNA CCGGCCGGAGCTTCCCCTCCTTGCCCAGTACGCAGTACTGACGGCAACGATCGTGGCCATCGACATCCTGGTGATGTGGTTCTTCTTTGCGGCCGCCGCCAGGTCCTTTGAGCGGTTCACCCGCAGCCCTGGCGGCCAGCTGGTCCTCAACCGGTCATTCGGCGTGCTGTTTGTGGCCGTGGGTATCCTGCTGGCCCTCCTCCACTAGCTTCCCCGTGTTCCATCCGCCCCCCGAAGGCTATGTGACGGGAAAACACACCATCTTTACAAAAGGGTCAAGCTTTGCGGACCTGCCGCTAGCCAACAGGGTGTATTAGCACGCATGCTTAGTATATGAACTCAGCGTCGAGCCCATACAGAGTTATCGCCGTCTGCACCGGAAACATCTGCCGGTCCCCCATGGCCGAGCTGATGCTGACCGCCGCGCTGGAACGCGAAGGGCTGGACCAACTGGTAACCGTAGACTCCGCAGGCACCACCGGCTACGAGGCCGGCCGGCCGATTGACCCTCGAGCGGCCCGACGCTTAGGCGCAACACAGCTCACGTCGAACACGCACATTGCCCGCCAGTGGCAGCACGCGTGGTTCCGGGAACGCGACCTGATCCTGGCCCTGGACATCGACCACCACGCCTGGCTCAGCGAGTCCGCCCCGGACCAGGAGTCCCGGGACAAGATCCGCATGCTCCGCAGCTTCGATCCCCGGCTGGCGGACAAAGACCTGCTGGACCAAGGCATTGAGGACCCCTGGTACGGCGGGCAAGCCGACTTCGAGACCGTCTGGCACGAGGTCCACGCTGCCCTGCCCGGACTGCTGGACTACATCAAAGGGGCTGTCCTTAGAAACGCCCAGCTCCAGCGGCAGGCCTAGGCTATAAGCATTGCCTGCTGCAGGGCCTGCTCCAGCAGGGCCAGCTCGCAGACATGAAAGCCCGGCAGGGATAACGGTACGCTCTAATCCATGAGCCCAGCCCCCGTCATCATCGCCGTCGACGGGCGCTCGGGTGCTGGCAAAACTACCCTCGCCGTCGAACTGGCGGCACGACTGCGCGCCCACCACAAGGTCTCGCTGTTCCACCTCGAGGACATCTACCCGGGATGGAACGGCTTGCTGGCGGGCATCCACCGCTACGTGGCCACGGTCCTGGAACCCCTGAGCCGCGGCGAGGCGGCCACCTGGACCAGCTGGGACTGGGAAAACCATTACGACGGCGGCTCCCGCGTCACGCTGCCCGCCGAGATTGTCATCGTTGAGGGGGTGGGGGCGGCTGCCGCTGCCGCCAGGCCGCTGCTCAGCGCCGTCATCTGGGCGGACTCCCCGGATGACATCCGCCGCACCCGCGCCCTGGACCGCGACGGCGGAACCTACGAACCCTACTGGGACCAGTGGGCTGTGCAGGAAGAGGAATGGCTGCTCGGCGACGACGTCCCGCAGCACGCCGACGTGCGTGTGCTGAACCGCGCTGACGGAACCGCCCCTGCGGACGTGCTGCAGCTCCTGCCGTACCTTCCCGCCCTGGCCCCCACCCTGTCCCCCGAACTCGCGGCGCGCCGTGCCCTCAGCCTCCGGGCCGAGCGCCTTGACCGCCGTCCGAACGCAGCCGGCTTGTTCAGTTCCCTCTATGGGGCCTCGGCCAACGCCGTCTGGCTGGACTCTTCCAATATGGACGCTTCCAATGCTGACTCCTCCAACGGCAGCTCTGCTGCCCACGTCCGTGAGGACCGGGCAAGACCTGCAGCCGCTGAGCGCAGCCGCTTCAGCATCATGGCCGACAACGGAGGCTTGTTGGGCCGGTCCGTGACGCACCGTTCCGGTTACAGCAGGATCGAGGCGGGCTGCGCCTCAGCCACGGTGGCAGGCCCCTTCTTCCGCTGGCTCGACACCGTGTGGGGAGACGCTGCAGTCAGCACCCCGGAAGGGTACCCCGGCGAATTCACGCTGGGCTGGCTCGGCTGCCTTGGCTACGAGCTCAAACGGGAAACCGGCGGAACTGACCATTCTGCCTCCACCCCTGACGCAGCCCTGATCTTCGCCGGAAGGGCAGTGGTCCTGGATCATGCCGAAGGCACGGCCTGGCTCCTGGCCCTCGATGCTCCGGACGCCGATGAATGGCTGGAAGATGCCCGCACCGCTGTCGAAACAGCTGCCAGCCCCGCCGCCCAGGCTGCCGGAGCCCATGGGGGCCTTGGCACCCAGGCCAGCGGCAGCAACGGCGTCGTACTTCCGGACGCGCCCGCATTCACAAGCCGCGATAACGGTGCGGCATACCGGGAGAAAATCGCCGCCGCCCAGCACGAAATAGCCGAGGGAAACACCTACGAGGTCTGCCTGACCACCACGTTGTCAGCGCGGATTCCGGCCGCCGCGCTCGACCCGTGGCAGACCTACCTGGCCCTGCGCCGGAAAAACCCGGCGCCCTTTGCCAGCTACCTTCGGCTCGGCAGCCTGCACGTAGCGAGCACCTCGCCCGAGCGCTTCCTGAAGATAGCGTCCGACGGCGGCATGCGCGCCGAACCCATCAAGGGGACCCGCCGCCGCGCCTCCGATCCGGCTGAAGACGCCGCGCTGCGCACAGAGCTTGAGACGTCGCTGAAGGACCGCGCCGAGAACATCATGATCGTGGATTTGCTGCGGAACGACCTGAGCCACTTCGCCGTCCCCGGCTCCGTGACCGTCAGCCGGCTCTGTGCCATCGAAAGCTACGCCACCGTCCACCAGATGGTGAGCACCATCGACGCACAGCTTCAGCGCGGATCGTCCCGGGCCGAAGCGGTGGCCGCCTGTTTCCCGGCCGGCTCGATGACCGGCGCGCCGAAGATCAGCACCATGGCCATCCTGGACCGGCTTGAAGGCGAAGCACGCGGGCTCTATTCCGGCGCCATCGGCTACTTCTCGCTGAATGGCGCCACGGACCTCGCCGTCGCCATCAGGACCCTGGTGATCAATGCCGGCGGCGACGGAACCTCGGAACTGACCCTCGGCGTCGGCGGTGCTATTACGGCCGATTCAGTGCCGGACGAGGAATACGAGGAAATCCGCACCAAGGCCTTTGGGGTCCTCTCGACGCTGGGCACACAGTTCCCCGAAAGCTAGCCGCTGCACTGCACTTTCTAAAGCACCCTATTTCTATTGCACCGTCTTCTACTGCACGGTCTTCTACTGCACCGTCTTCTACTGCACGGTCTTCTACTGCACCGTCGCCGTCAGCCTGGCCACGTTGTCCACGTACCGCCTGGCCAGGGGCCGCTGGAGCCAGTCGGCCAGCCTGAGCTCGTGCGAAATGTCCCGGTACGTGTCTTCGACCGCGCGCATCTTGGTGACGATGTCCTCGCCCAGCAGCATCACGGACACTTCAAGATTGAGCGAGAACGAGCGCATGTCCATGTTGCTGGAGCCGAGCACCGCAACCTCGTCGTCGATGGTGAAGTGCTTGGCGTGGAGCACAAAGGGAGCTTTGTACAGGTAGATCCGGACGCCGGCCTCCAGCAGGGCCTCGTAGTACGAGCTCTGGGCGTGGTGGACCAGGAACTGGTCGCCCTTCTCCGAGACGAACAGCTCCACGTCCACACCCCGCTGGGCGGCAGTGGTGATGGCATAGAGCAGGGAATCGTCCGGTACGAAATACGGGCTGCAGATGGAAATCCGCTGCTGGGCCGAATAAATGAGGGTGTTGAACAGCCGCAGGTTGTTTTCGGTGATGAAGCCGGGGCCGCTGGGCACCACCTGGGCGGTGACGTTGCCGGGGTGGGGGTTGGTCGGAAGCTGCAGCTGGTGCTCCAGGGACTCGTCGGTTTCGCTCAGCCAGTCGGTGGCGAAAACCACGTTCAGGGTGGTGACGATGGGCCCGCGCAGGCAGGCCATCAGCTCCACCCATTCGCGGCCGGCTTTCCGGTGCCGGGGGTTGTTGTAGGAGGGCTCAATCAGGTTCTGCGACCCGGTGAAGGCCACTTCGCCGTCGATCACCATGATCTTGCGGTGGTTGCGCAGGTCCGGCCGGCGCCACTGGCCGTGGATGGGCAGCAGCGGGAGCATCCGCTTCCACTGGATTTTTCCGGCCCGGAGCCGTTTGAGCAGGTTCCGGTAGCCCTTCACTCGGAGGGTGCCAATGTGGTCAAACAGCACCCGGACTTCCACCCCGCGCTCCGCGGCTTCCTCCAGGGCTGTCATCAGGTCGTCGGTGATGTGGTCCGTGCTCATGATGTAGAACTCGGCGTTGACGAACTTCTTCGCCTTCCGCACCGCCTTGGTCATCTCAAGGATCGAATCCGGATACCCGGGGATCAGGTCCACTGAGTTGCCGTCCACCATGGGCAAGGAGCCCAGCCGCCGGTTAAGCTCCGCCGCGGACCGCACCCAGTCCGGGCCCGGGTAGTCGCTTTCGACGTCGGCCAGCGCCGAGATACCGGCCCGCACCCTGTCGTTGACATCCTGCTGCTGCTGCCGCCGGCGGCTGGACAGCTTGAAGTTGCCGAACAGCAGGAACAGGATGATGCCGACGAACGGGACAAAGAAAATGCCCAGCAGCCATGCCATTGCGGTGGTGGGCCGCCGGTTGCCCGGAATGATGCCTACGGCGAGCACCCTGATCACCAGGTCGGCGACGCCCAGCAGCACCACCACCCACATCGGCGCGGTGCCGGCAAGCGAAAATGGCCACAACACGTGAATAACCCCCGGAAGACTCCGCTCCCGGCGGACGGTTTCCGGCCAGGGCACTCTGCCCAGCTTATCCGCGGGCACCGCACTAAGCTGGACCCATGACCTCTCCAGCCAACGTGGTTCTCGTATTCCTCGATCCTGCTTTCCCCGACGGCCGGTTTGCTGATGCTTCCCAGCCCCAGTTGCTGGTGACGGACCTGGGCGCCACCCGGGGCGACGGAATCTTTGAGACCATGCACGCTGTGGGCGGCACAGTGCGGAAGATCCAGGCGCACCTGGACCGCCTTGCCGGTTCCGCGGAAGCGCTGGACCTGGCCATCCCCACAGAGGACGAGTGGCGCCGCGCCATCAGCGCCGCAGTCTCTGAGCACCGGTCCCGGCATCTGCCCACCTCCGCCCCTGATGAACTGGCAGTAAAGCTGGTGGTGACCCGCGGGGTGGAAGGTGCTCCGGCGCCCACGTCCTGGGTCCAGGTATCCCCTGCCGGCGCAGGCCTGCGCCGGCAGCGTGAGACGGGCATCGACGTCATCCTGCTGGACCGCGGCTACGACAGTCATGTTGCGGAACGCGCGCCGTGGCTGCTGCTGGGCGCGAAGACGCTCTCCTACGCCGTCAACATGGCAGCCCTTCGCTACGCCCACAAACAGGGCGCGGACGACGTCATCTTTACGTCCTCCGACGGCCGTGTCCTTGAAGGCCCCACGTCCACCGTGCTGATGGCACACGTGAAAACGTCCGACGACGGGAGGCCCGTAAAGCGCCTCGTCACGCCCCTGCTGGACAGCGGAATCCTCCCCGGCACCTCCCAGGGTGCGCTGTTCGCCGCGGCAAAGGCTGCCGGCTGGGAGTTGGGCTACGGCCCGCTTGAGCCGCAGGATCTCCTGGACGCCGACGCCGTCTGGCTGATTTCGAGTGTGCGGATGCTGGCGCCGGTAAACCGGATCGACGGCAAGGAAATCGGCACGCCGTCCCTGCAAAAAGAGCTGACTGCCGAACTGAACGAACTGTTCGCCGGCATTCAATAAACTCCAGGACTTTCAGGACGGTCCGGCGGAATACTCGAAGCGCTCCAGGACCGCGCTGCCGCCGCCCGCGCTGACACCGATCACGCGGCCGGTAAATCCCCCGGCAAGCAGACATTCAGCGGGCAAGGCATAGTCACCGGACGAAGATTGGCCTTAGTGTGTGGTTCATGACTTCTGACGCGGGACCTGCCGGGAAACTGTCCTTTGATGAATGCTGGGAACTTCTCGAAGGTGACACCCTGGGCCGGCTCGGCTTGACGGTGGACGGACACCCCGAAATTTTCCCGGTCAACTATGTGGTGCACCGCGGGAGCATTGTCTTCAGGACGTCCGGCGTCACCAAGCTGTGGAATGCCAGGGCGGAACGGCCGGCGGCCCTAGAGATCGACGGCTACGACGCCCACACCGAAGAGGCATGGAGCGTAGTGGTGCGCGGGGACACGGACATCATCGAGGACCAGGCTGACAAGGATGCCGTGGACAGCCTGGGGCTGGAGCCGTGGCAGCCGGGCGAGAAAGCCCACTACATCAGGTTGACAGCCCGGGCACTGACGGGCCGCCGCTTCAAGGTGAACAAACCGGACATCTGGAACACCCGCACCACAGACCGGCGCCGCGCTTCTTTCGAGTAGCTGCTGACCGCGCCGGGATGCTAGGCGGGCGAAGCGGCCGGGTGCTCTGAGAGCTGCGCTTCAAGCCCGGACAGCAGGATGGTCAGTCCCTGGTCCAGCTCTGTCTCGCCGTCGTATTCTGAAAGGTCCGGAGCCAATGCCCTCAGCCGGGGGAACTCCTTGGCGGGCAGCCGGTGCAGGCCGAGCCGCAGCAGTGCTTCGTTTTCTTCCGGATCCACCACATATTCCTGCAGTTCGTTCAGGATGTGGCCGTAGAGGAAGCCGTAGTAGGCGCGGTAGACGTGCAGGGCACCGGCGGGGTTGAACCCTGCCCCGATCAGCAGGGAGAGGATCTGTTCCAGCGGACGCAGGGTGCCCAGCGGCCTCAGCCCCAGTGGGGTGGAGAGGGGCCTGGTGACCAGCAGCGGCACCACGTTGGGGTGCTGGAGCGCGAGCAGCCGCAGGTTGTGGGCGATGCTGCGGAGCTGTTCTTTCCAGTCCGGGTCCTCGGGATGGATGGGGAGCTGGTTGAGGACCAGTTCGGACACTCCGTCAAGCAATGCTGCCCGGTTCTCCGCGTAGCGGTAGAGGCTCATGGGGTCACGGCCCAGTTCCTGGCCCAAACGGCGCATTGTCAGCGCATCCAGGCCTTCAGCGTCCACCAGTTCGAGCGCTTTGGCCAGCACCAGTTCACGGCTGAGCGGAGCCTTCCGGCCGCGTTCTTCGGTGCGTGAGGGCTTCGGGGAGGACATGTGTTTACCGTTCTGGAGCCGTCAGCAAGTGGGGTGCCCGAAGGTAATTCCAGACGCTTGCCGTATTTGTAGTCTACGGGTAAAGTCTACAGCGTAGACAAGGTGTTAGCGCCATCTTGCACCCATCGATTCCCGAAGATTCGATTAACGCTCCATTGCCTTGTGCAGGCTTTGAGGTTCCCGCTGCTGTAGCCGAACGGCGGCACCCACGCACCTAGCGAAGGGACGCCGTCATGGCACATTCGCAGTTCGACACTTTCCTCCAGGAAGCCACCCAGCTGGATAAGGCCTACGATCACAGCCTCGACGACGACCGGCTTTACGGCCTGTACACCAGCTGGTGCTTCATCAACCAGCAGACGCCCGGCCAGGAGTCCGTTTTCTGGGCAGCCATGAAACACCGTATGCCGGCGGGCCACAACGGCCTGCGCATGAAGGGCCCGGCAGCCGCCGACTACATCCTGACAAGCTACCCCGGCCTCGTTTAGGGTCTGGCACATGAAAAGGCGTGAAGCGCTTCCCGGCAGGAAGCGCTTCACGCCTTTTCGTTTTTTCAGCTCTCTATCCTTCTCCGACTGTCGCCTCAGGTCGGAATGATCCGGAAGAGGAACCGCGTCCGGACCATCACGCACAGGAGCCCCAGGACAAGCGCGCAGGCCGCCGTATTAATCCAAATGTCGCCTTGGCGCAGCGCCGGGATGTTGGCGATCACCGCGATCAGCACCACGTGGATGATGAAGACGTACAGGGTTGCCCGGCCCAGGGGAATCAGGAACCAGCCCAGGGCGCGGGCCACCGGTTTCCAGTAGGCCGTGAGGAATGCGTAGGCGGCCACCACCAGCACCAGGACGTTGAGGAGCCGGCCCGGGGCCAGATAAGTGCGGCCGAAGAAGAGGTCATACATGGTCCGGTAGGCCGTGTCCGGAACAATCGCGAGCCGCATATCAAAGGCGTTGGCCAGGTACGGGTTGCCCCAGGACAGGAACGCGAAAGCGAAGGCGGCCGCAGTGCAGGCGGCCACTGCCCAGGTGTGGTCAGTCAGCCACGAAACAATGCGGTGGCGGTGGAAGCCCGCCACCAGGCCGATCACGAAAAGGACCTGCCACACCAGCAGCGGGAAAGAGTCCTCGAACTGCGAGGGCAGGATCCGGAACCGGGTGGCCGCGCCCACTGCGTACACGGCCAGCGTGGCGCCGAGCACCCATACTGCCTTGCCGCGGTTGAGTGCGGCAAGGATCAGCGGGCTGACGAGCAGCAGCACCACGTACAGGCCCATCACGTTGAACTGCCACGGGCCGAACTGCAGCAGCAGGATGGCCGGCAGGACCTGCGGCGGTACGGGGAACTGGAACAGCGATTCCATTCCGGCGTAGAGGTCGTAGGTCCGGCCGGCGCCATTGTGCCCCGCCCCGCCGGTTCCCTGGTCAACGTAGGTGGTCAGTGCATCACTCTGGAACAGGGGCAGCAGCGAGATCAGGAAAACGCCGATCAGCACCGCCAGGGCCGTCAGGTAAAGCTTCCCCGCACGGCGGGAGGTCAGGTCCACCACCGTCCCAAAGTCCCGGTTGACCCGGGGCCCGTACACCATGCCCACCACCAGCCCCGAGAAGAGGACAAAAAGTTCGGCCCCGGAAACGAAACCCACCGCCTCCTGCGTGAGCAGCTGGAACAACGATGTCATGCCCAGGTGGTTCACCACCACAAACACAATGGCCATGCCGCGCAGCAGGTCCACCCGCGAATCCCTGCTTGAGGGATCGGTGTAGCCCCAGGCTGTTGCGGCATTGACCCGCCGGGGGATCTGCCAAAGCGCCACCAGGAGGATGATCAACGCCGCTCCCACGGTCCAGGCAGCCGCCCCCGGGAGGGTGTTGGCGCGGACGTATCCGCTGCCGGCAGCGATTTCGGTGGCAGGACCGGTCACCATGGGGGAAGCCTCGAGCCGGTCCAGGGCGGCAGCAGCAACCGCAGGATTCCCGGTGACCAGCCAGTCGATGCTGGCCACCCCCGTGTCCCTGGTGCTGGTCCGCTCATCCCAGGCCACTGCCGACGTGCCGGCGAAGTCCGTGGACGTGGCCGCATCCAGGACCTGGTCCCACCAGCCGACTTTGATGTCCACGTCGGAAGCGCCGCCGGAGGCCGGGCTGTAGAACGCGGAGGTCTGCAGCAGGAACGGCTTGTCCTTGCCGGACGCATAAGTCGCGTAGAAGTTTTCCCCGCCGGAGGCCGTGAGCATCTCCTGGAGTTCGTTCTGCCGGGGAACGGTGTTGACCGCCGCGCCGCCGGCAGTGTCGTCGTGGAAAGCGGCCAGGCCCACCCAGTCCACGGCATCGTCCCCCGGATAGTACGGGGCGTAGGCCGCATCGGAGCCGTTCCACACGCCGTCACCGTTGGTATCGAGCAGGGCGAAGCCATCGCTGCCCGGCACAGGGGCGTTCCGGTGCCGGTCAAACGGATAGTCCTTCCTCAGGTACGGCTCCCACACCATCGGTGGGCGGCTGCCGTCGGTATCTTCAAAGGCTGCGGCGACGGCCTGGAAGGCGGACCGGTAAGCGGCAGGCTGCTGGCCCCACTCCACCCAGCTGGCATTCATGTCGGGGGCAAAGCGGATCAGCACCTGGCCCTTGAAGTCCGCCGTCAGCCTCCGCACGTCGCCGGCGAATGATGCGGCAGCTTCAGCGGTAACCTGGTCAAGCGGAACGTTGGGCTTCACCGTGAGCATCGCGTGGGCGCCCTGCATCCCGGACTGCTCCAGGAAGCCCCGGATGTCGTTCTCCTCCGATCCACGGAAGGGCAACGCGATGTCGTGCCCGAAAAGCGCCGGCGACGCGCCGAACCTCTCCGTAAAACCGGCCGCCGTGTCCTCGCCCCATTCGAGGACAGCGCCCAACAGCGGTTTGCCCTCACCCGGGAAGGTGTCTGCAGCATGGGCAGCTCCGGCGGGCAGCACCACTGCCAGGAGGGCAATCGTCACCGCGGCAAGAAGGGCAGCACCCCCGCGGACAGCCGACTGGCGGGTATGTTGTCCCCGGAAATTTTGCCAATGGAGTTGCGTGGGACGGCTCTCCAGCACGGCGGCTCGTGGCGTGCTGATGGGGACCCCCAGGAATTTTGCTCCGACGGCGCGGCGGCGCCCTGACAAGAACCCTATCTGGCGTGGAAAGCCGCGGCGGGCGTCGGTCGGCTTCGCTGCCCGTGGCGGTTCCCGCCGTCGTACGTTCCAGGAACCGCCGCGCAATCACCCAAGCTGCTTCAGCGGCGCTTCAGTTACGGAACATGACGACGACGGCGGTGCGGCCCCGCGCGCCAAGTGTTACGTTTTTGGGGAGTAATGAGTACCGGTGCCAAGCCCTGACTGGCCGGTCGGCAACCCTCCTTCCGCGGCGGGGTGCCTCAGGTGAATACTCGGCATATCGACCGATTCGAGCTGCAAGCGTGAGAGAAGGAGATCCGTCATGTCTGACGCACCTGCCCCTGAAGAGAAATTGTCCTACCGCCTCATCAGCGGGCCGGATGACCGTGCGTTCTGTGAGCGGATCTCGGCCGCGC from Pseudarthrobacter siccitolerans encodes:
- a CDS encoding low molecular weight protein-tyrosine-phosphatase, with the protein product MNSASSPYRVIAVCTGNICRSPMAELMLTAALEREGLDQLVTVDSAGTTGYEAGRPIDPRAARRLGATQLTSNTHIARQWQHAWFRERDLILALDIDHHAWLSESAPDQESRDKIRMLRSFDPRLADKDLLDQGIEDPWYGGQADFETVWHEVHAALPGLLDYIKGAVLRNAQLQRQA
- the pabB gene encoding aminodeoxychorismate synthase component I, with protein sequence MSPAPVIIAVDGRSGAGKTTLAVELAARLRAHHKVSLFHLEDIYPGWNGLLAGIHRYVATVLEPLSRGEAATWTSWDWENHYDGGSRVTLPAEIVIVEGVGAAAAAARPLLSAVIWADSPDDIRRTRALDRDGGTYEPYWDQWAVQEEEWLLGDDVPQHADVRVLNRADGTAPADVLQLLPYLPALAPTLSPELAARRALSLRAERLDRRPNAAGLFSSLYGASANAVWLDSSNMDASNADSSNGSSAAHVREDRARPAAAERSRFSIMADNGGLLGRSVTHRSGYSRIEAGCASATVAGPFFRWLDTVWGDAAVSTPEGYPGEFTLGWLGCLGYELKRETGGTDHSASTPDAALIFAGRAVVLDHAEGTAWLLALDAPDADEWLEDARTAVETAASPAAQAAGAHGGLGTQASGSNGVVLPDAPAFTSRDNGAAYREKIAAAQHEIAEGNTYEVCLTTTLSARIPAAALDPWQTYLALRRKNPAPFASYLRLGSLHVASTSPERFLKIASDGGMRAEPIKGTRRRASDPAEDAALRTELETSLKDRAENIMIVDLLRNDLSHFAVPGSVTVSRLCAIESYATVHQMVSTIDAQLQRGSSRAEAVAACFPAGSMTGAPKISTMAILDRLEGEARGLYSGAIGYFSLNGATDLAVAIRTLVINAGGDGTSELTLGVGGAITADSVPDEEYEEIRTKAFGVLSTLGTQFPES
- the cls gene encoding cardiolipin synthase, producing MWVVVLLGVADLVIRVLAVGIIPGNRRPTTAMAWLLGIFFVPFVGIILFLLFGNFKLSSRRRQQQQDVNDRVRAGISALADVESDYPGPDWVRSAAELNRRLGSLPMVDGNSVDLIPGYPDSILEMTKAVRKAKKFVNAEFYIMSTDHITDDLMTALEEAAERGVEVRVLFDHIGTLRVKGYRNLLKRLRAGKIQWKRMLPLLPIHGQWRRPDLRNHRKIMVIDGEVAFTGSQNLIEPSYNNPRHRKAGREWVELMACLRGPIVTTLNVVFATDWLSETDESLEHQLQLPTNPHPGNVTAQVVPSGPGFITENNLRLFNTLIYSAQQRISICSPYFVPDDSLLYAITTAAQRGVDVELFVSEKGDQFLVHHAQSSYYEALLEAGVRIYLYKAPFVLHAKHFTIDDEVAVLGSSNMDMRSFSLNLEVSVMLLGEDIVTKMRAVEDTYRDISHELRLADWLQRPLARRYVDNVARLTATVQ
- a CDS encoding aminodeoxychorismate lyase, coding for MTSPANVVLVFLDPAFPDGRFADASQPQLLVTDLGATRGDGIFETMHAVGGTVRKIQAHLDRLAGSAEALDLAIPTEDEWRRAISAAVSEHRSRHLPTSAPDELAVKLVVTRGVEGAPAPTSWVQVSPAGAGLRRQRETGIDVILLDRGYDSHVAERAPWLLLGAKTLSYAVNMAALRYAHKQGADDVIFTSSDGRVLEGPTSTVLMAHVKTSDDGRPVKRLVTPLLDSGILPGTSQGALFAAAKAAGWELGYGPLEPQDLLDADAVWLISSVRMLAPVNRIDGKEIGTPSLQKELTAELNELFAGIQ
- a CDS encoding pyridoxamine 5'-phosphate oxidase family protein, producing the protein MTSDAGPAGKLSFDECWELLEGDTLGRLGLTVDGHPEIFPVNYVVHRGSIVFRTSGVTKLWNARAERPAALEIDGYDAHTEEAWSVVVRGDTDIIEDQADKDAVDSLGLEPWQPGEKAHYIRLTARALTGRRFKVNKPDIWNTRTTDRRRASFE
- a CDS encoding TetR/AcrR family transcriptional regulator C-terminal domain-containing protein produces the protein MSSPKPSRTEERGRKAPLSRELVLAKALELVDAEGLDALTMRRLGQELGRDPMSLYRYAENRAALLDGVSELVLNQLPIHPEDPDWKEQLRSIAHNLRLLALQHPNVVPLLVTRPLSTPLGLRPLGTLRPLEQILSLLIGAGFNPAGALHVYRAYYGFLYGHILNELQEYVVDPEENEALLRLGLHRLPAKEFPRLRALAPDLSEYDGETELDQGLTILLSGLEAQLSEHPAASPA
- the opgC gene encoding OpgC domain-containing protein; protein product: MTIALLAVVLPAGAAHAADTFPGEGKPLLGAVLEWGEDTAAGFTERFGASPALFGHDIALPFRGSEENDIRGFLEQSGMQGAHAMLTVKPNVPLDQVTAEAAASFAGDVRRLTADFKGQVLIRFAPDMNASWVEWGQQPAAYRSAFQAVAAAFEDTDGSRPPMVWEPYLRKDYPFDRHRNAPVPGSDGFALLDTNGDGVWNGSDAAYAPYYPGDDAVDWVGLAAFHDDTAGGAAVNTVPRQNELQEMLTASGGENFYATYASGKDKPFLLQTSAFYSPASGGASDVDIKVGWWDQVLDAATSTDFAGTSAVAWDERTSTRDTGVASIDWLVTGNPAVAAAALDRLEASPMVTGPATEIAAGSGYVRANTLPGAAAWTVGAALIILLVALWQIPRRVNAATAWGYTDPSSRDSRVDLLRGMAIVFVVVNHLGMTSLFQLLTQEAVGFVSGAELFVLFSGLVVGMVYGPRVNRDFGTVVDLTSRRAGKLYLTALAVLIGVFLISLLPLFQSDALTTYVDQGTGGAGHNGAGRTYDLYAGMESLFQFPVPPQVLPAILLLQFGPWQFNVMGLYVVLLLVSPLILAALNRGKAVWVLGATLAVYAVGAATRFRILPSQFEDSFPLLVWQVLFVIGLVAGFHRHRIVSWLTDHTWAVAACTAAAFAFAFLSWGNPYLANAFDMRLAIVPDTAYRTMYDLFFGRTYLAPGRLLNVLVLVVAAYAFLTAYWKPVARALGWFLIPLGRATLYVFIIHVVLIAVIANIPALRQGDIWINTAACALVLGLLCVMVRTRFLFRIIPT